From the Cloacibacillus sp. genome, the window TTACTCCTGCTCCTCTTCACGGCGCTCGCCGCGCCCTCCGCCGCGCGGGCGGCGACAGCCCCCGTGGAACCGGCCTCGGACGACCGGGGCGTCTATCTGCTCTCCGAACCGGGCCATCTCCTCTGGTTCCGTGAGACGGTCAACGGCGGCAGCGCGAAGATCAACGCGAAACTCACAAAGGACATCGACCTCTCGGAGGGCGGCAGCCCCTCGCACTGGACCCCGATCGGTCAATACATATCTGGCGATATAAAAGATAAAGGCTATACCGGCAAATTCGACGGCGGCGGCTTCACCGTGAGCGGCTATATCGTCGCCTCCGCCGACGTGGTGAGCGCGGACGATGGCGGCAACCTCGCCACGGGGTTCTTCGGCCTCGTTGGCCAAAGCGCCGAGATCCGCGGCCTCACCGTCGGCGGCGTCGTCAGCGTTGACATCAGCGGTAATACAGACGATATCTACGCTGGCGGTATCACGGGAGTCAACGGCGGCACGATAACGGACTGCGCCAGCGGCGGCGAGGTCTCGGCCTCCGGCAGCAACGTCAACTACGTGGGCGGTATCGCGGGACTCAACAACAACACAATAAAGAACTGCGCCAACAACGGCGGCGTCTCGGCCTCCGGCGGCTCCACCAACGACGCGGGCGGTATCGTGGGAACCAGCTTCGGCTACACGACAGCCAACTGTGCCAACAGCGGCGACGTCTCGGCCTTCGGTGACGACACTAGCTCCAACAGCGCGGGCGGTATCGCGGGATTCAACAGCGACACGATAACCAACTGCGTCCACAGCGGCGGTACGGTCTCGGCCTTCGGCGGCAGCTCCAACAGCGCAGGCGGTATCTCGGGATACTTCTACGGCAAGATAACCAACTGCGCCAACAGCGGCGGCACGGTCACAGCATCCGGCAGCTCCGACAACTTCGCGGGCGGTATCTCGGGAATCAGCGGCGGCACGATAACCAACAACGCCCACAGCGGCGGTGACGTCTCGGCCTCCGGCGGCTCCGAGAACTACGCGGGCGGTATCTCGGGATACAACGCCACAGGTAATAAGGTAAACATATCCAACAGCTGCTGGCCCGCCGGCGATCTTGAGGCCGTCGGCTCCGGCGACAAGGGGCCGGACGCCGTCAGTACCGACGTCCTCTCCCTCGAGGCGGCGGAGATGCAAAAGGTCGTCACCACCGTCCTGCCAGTGGAGCGGAGGCTCTCCGTGGAGGTTGGCGGCTCCGCTCCCGCCCTCATCTCCTATCCGGGTACAGCGGAGGATATGACGGACTACCTCTCCGTCAGCGGCGATATCACCGTCGCTTCGCCGGAGATCGCCGGAATCTCCGGCCGCTGGCCCTGCGCCGTCTCCGGCATAAAACCGGGCGTGACGGCGGCGAGCTTCGACATTGACCTGCGGGCCACCGATTTCAGCAGTATCAAAAGCGGCCCCAAACCGGTAGCCAAGAGCTGCGTCACCGCCCCGCTCTGCTTCACCGTCGCCGTCGGCGAAGTCCCCGTCAGCGACGTCAGCCTCGACCTCACAGAGCTGGCGCTGAAGATAGGGGAGAGCAAAACGCTCACCGCGGCGGTAAAGCCGGAGAACGCGACAGATAAAGCGCTCCTCTGGACGAGCTCCAACCCGGCGGTCGCCGCGGTGGACGATACGGGCAAGGTAACGGCGCTGTCGGTCGGCACGACGGTCGTTACCGCGAAGGCCGGAGAAAAGAGCGCCGCCTGCGCGGTGACGGTAGTCCAGCCAAAGAGAGGCGGCTCCAGCCACGGCTGCGCCGCGGGGCTGGGCACGCTCTCCATGCTGACGCTGATACCGCTCTGGCTGCGAAGAAAGAAACGCTAAATCGGCGTTTATCAAAATCGGCGCGAATAAGCACCGTATGCGTCATAAACCGGCCCCTGAGTGTCCTGCGGCAGGCGCATCCGCATGCTGCGGCAATATGGATAATTTGAAAATGTCCCCGCCCTGTGGCGGGGACATTGCCTTGCGATCGCCGTATGAAGATACGGTTCCGGTATCGGAGCCCCCATTTTATTTAGCAACTCGCACTTCTAAACGCCGATTTCCTCCGGACGGGAAAAGATACAAATTACGGTTTAGCTACGATAGAGTAAAAGATAAATGATGATTTTGGTTTGTTTTGTCATGCCGGGCTTGACCCAGCATCCAGAGACTTGGGGTTTTGTTTTTCCCGCATTTCATTAGGCGGCCCGGGGGACGCTGGGCTCCGGCTCGGAGGCCGGAGCAACGGGACAAGGGCAAACTGCGGAATAGTTTCAATATGCTAAACAATAAATCGCGGTTTACGCCCTTGTAGCCTCCCTCAAAGAGGGAGGTGGATCGCCGCCGCCTTTGCGGCGAGACGGAAGGAGTGTTGCTCTGTATGGCGCGGTTTCCGCGCCATACAGAGCCCGCGGCAAAAGCCGCGGGAGAACCTAAGGTCAACTCTCCCTCAGTCTCGGCGAAAAAACATCGCCGAGCCAGCTCCCTCAAGGAGGGAGCCAAAATCTTTGCTAAACCGCTGTTTATCTTTTACTCTCTCGAAGCTAAATCGCGGTTTAGCTTTGTTTTGCTTTTTGTCATGCCGGGCCCGACCCGGTATCCAGAGACGTGAGGTTTTGTTTTTTGCTGAAGAGGTTGCGGGAGAACCTTACGGTCGGCCCGTCTGCCACAATTTTTCGCCGTATGATATTTTCCACAGGTAGAGGCCGCAGGCCGGGAAGGTCCGGCCTCCGTCGGAGCGGCTGCTCTTTTCCGTATCAAACAGCTCTCTTATCTGCGCCGGGCTTATCTGCCCCAGAGCGGCCATCTCCAGATTGCCGAGGATGATGCGCACCATGTTGTGCAGGAAACCGTCTCCCTTTATCTGCAGGACTACAAGCGGCCTTCTGTCGATGAGGCGTATCTTTGTAATTTTCCGGACGGTGCTCTGTTCGTTTCCCTCAAGGCGGCAGAAGTTTCTGAAGTCATGGCTGCCGAGCAGCTCCTTTGCCGCCGCCGCCGCCGCGCCCCAGTTGTAACGCTGCGGCTTTATCCAGCAGGCTTTTCCCTTTATATGGGGGTATATGGCGCTCGCGTTCCAGATGAAGTAGCGATATTCTCTCTCTTTGGCGCTGAAGCGGGCATGGAAATCGCCGCGCACGGCGGCGGCCCTCATGAGGCTGACTCCCTCCGGCAGGTGCGCGTTGACCGCGAGCAGCAGCCGGCGCGGCTCCCATTCGCGGTCCATATCAAATGAACAGACCTGCCCCTTCGCGTGTACGCCGGTATCGGTGCGTCCGGCGCCCGCGACCGGCGTATGGCGGCCGTTTATTTTGGAGATGGCCTCCTCAAGCGCCTGCTGCACGGTGGGCAGCTCCGGCTGTATCTGCCAGCCGAAAAATTTGCCGCCGTCGTAGCTGACCTCCGCCGCGTAGCGGTTCATAACGGAAAGAACCTCTCTCCGCAGACGATGGCCGCCGAGACGGCGAAAAAGGCCGCGAGCGCCGCGCTGTCGCAAGTCTGCCAGTGCAGCGGTTTCAGGCGCGTGCGCCCCGCGCCGCCGTTGTAGCCGCGCGCCTCCATCGCCACCGCAAGGCTCTCGGCGCGCCGGAAGATGATTACAAAGAGCGGTATGAGTACGGGGATGTAGGCCTTTGCGCGTTTCATCAGCCCGCCTTCGTCAAATTCCGCGCCGCGCGATTTCTGCGCCTTTATTATCCGCCCCGTCTCCTCAAAGAGGGTCGGGATAAAGCGCAGCGCGATCGTGATCATCATCGCTATTTCGTGCGCCGGGACGCCGATACGTTTCAGCGGCGAAAGCAGCCCCTCAAGGCCGTCCGATATCTGCGACGGCGAGGTGGTGAAGGTGAGCAGCGAGGCGTACATAACGAGGCAGGCAAGCCGCAGCGACATAGTCAGCGCGAGGTATATGCCCTGTCTTGTGACCGTAAACCGGCCGATGCCGGCGACGACGTCGCCGGGGGTGAGAAAGAGGTGCAGCAGCGAGGTGAATATAATAAGTATAAGGACGGGACGGGCCGACGCGGCGACGACGCGCGGCGGTATCTTAGAAAGCCTGGTGAGGCACAGAAGCAGTATGCCCCAAATGACGAAGGCCGTCAGGGTATGCGTCATGAAGACCGCGGCCATTACGGCGATCGTGAGGATTATTTTTGCGCGCGGATCGAGCGTGTGGACCGGCGACTTGGCTGGAATGTACTGGCCAAGCGCAATTTTATCAAAGGCTGCCATCTTTTCTCCTGTTTAGTCTCTCTGCCATAGGCAGGGTCAGATAATTTTTTCCTCCGCCGCCGGAGCGAGTCTGTTTACCAATTCCTCGGGGCTCCAGGCGAGGGTCTCTATCTTTCCCGCCGCTTTGAGCCGCTTTGCCAGCGCCAGTACCTCCGGGACGGCCAGGCCCTTTATTTTTTTTTCGCATATCAGCGCCGCGGTCTCGTGCGGGGAGGCCCAAGAGAGCGCCCGTCCCTCTTCAAGGACCAGTATCTTCGCGCTGAGCTCCAGCGCCAGCTCTATGTCGTGGGTGATGTGGATTATCCCCATCCCCTCTTTGGCAAAATTTCTGAGTGTTTCGACTAACTCCAGAGAGGCGCTGCCGTCCAGTCCCGCCGTCGGCTCGTCCAGGACGAGATAGGAGGGAGCCGCCGCAATGACGGAGGCGATCGCCACCCTGCGCTTCTGCCCGCCTGAGATGTTATAGGGCGACGCGTGGAGTATTTTTTCATCAAGGCCGACGGCCCTGATCGCCTTGGGTATGATCTCTTTTATCTCTTCCGCCCCGATCCCCCAGTTTCGCGGCGCGAAGGCGATCTCCTCCGCCACGGTTTCGGCAAATATCTGTTCTTCCGGGTATTGGAATACGAGGCCGACTTTCCGGCGCGCCTCGCGGGCGGCGGCTGTTCCGGCCAATGTGTCTGTACCGTCGACGGAGACCGTGCCGCTTTGCGGTATTATCAGGGCGTTGAGATGCTGCGCGAGGGTCGATTTTCCGCTTCCCGTATGGCCCAGGACGGAGACGATCTCTCCGGCGGCGACTTCAAAGGAGATGTTGTGCAGTGCCGGATGTTCGGTCGGCAGTCCCTTGTTGTAGGTGTAGCTGAGTTCTTTAACGGTCAGCGGCATAGCAGTTTTTCTCCGATGTTTTCGACGGAGGCCTCTGTATCCTCCGGTATCAGGCCGCGCTCCGCAAGCAGTTCGTAAAGACGCTCCAAAGGCGGTTTACTGAGATTCATCGCGCGCAGCTCCGCGTCGCTTTTACGCAGGAACTCCCGCGCCGGCATCTCCATCGCGATAACGCCGTCCGCAAGAACGATCACCCTGTCAGCCCCTCTGATCTCGTCCAGCCTGTGAGTGACCTCCACTATCGTCCGCCCTCTTTTGTGCTCCGCCGCGATGATCTTTGTGAAGTCACCGCGCGACTGTGGGTCAAGCATCGACATGGCTTCGTCGAGCAGGATCGCCCGCGGATGCATCGCAAGCGCGCCGGCGAGGGCCAGCCGCTGTTTCTGGCCGCCCGAGAGGGCGGATACCAGGTTCTCTCTTCGCTCAGTCAGTCCGGTCGCCGCCAGCGCCTCTTCGACCCGCGCCGATATCTCCGCCGGTGGGCAGCCGAGGTTTTCCGGGCCGAAGGCGACCTCCTCTTCCACGGTGGCGGCGACGATCTGGTCTTCGGGGTTTTGGAAGACGATCGCCGAGACGCCGCGCAGTTCGCCGCTCTTAGCCTCGGCGGTATTCCGCCCCTCCACAAAACAAAGGCCCTGCGTGGGGAACAGCAGGGCGCTTAAAAGTTTTAGGAGCGTGGATTTTCCGGAACCGTTTGAACCAAGAAGCGCAACCCACTCTCCGGCGCGGATTTCTAAATCGATACCCTTGAGTATCTTTTCAGAGGCATTCGGATAACAAAACTCCGCGCCTTTGAGTACGAATTGTCTTTCTTGAGCCATATATTAGTCAACCAGCTGTATTACCGCCATCGGAGAGGAGTCGCCGACGCGCGCGCCGATTTTTACGATTCTTGTGTAGCCGCCGTTGCGCTCGGCGTACTTGGGTCCGAGTTCATCAAACAGCTTTATTACCGCCTCTTTGTGAGGGATGCGGGCGATCACGAGACGACGATCGCTGAGCGTGCCGGATTTAGCCTTGGTGATAAGCTTTTCGGCGACGCGGCGGAGCTCTTTCGCTCTCGTCTCTGTCGTTACTATGCTGCCCTCGATGAAGAGACTGGCAGCCATATTACCGAGCATGGCCCACCTATGGGAACTGCAGCGTCCCAACCGCCTTGTGTTCATGCGGTGTCTCATTGGTTATTCCTCCTTCAGATTCTGTTCGTTATCATCCAAATCCTCGTCGTCATCATCAAGCAGGGTACTGATATCGCCGCTGAGATGAAGGTCGAATTTGGCCAGTTTCTCCTCGATCTCTTTGAGGGAGATTTTACCGAGGTTGCGGATTTTCAGAAGGTCGTCCCTCGTCCTGGAGACAAGTTCGCCTATCATATGGACTCCGCCGCGGAGCAGGCAGTTTTCACTGCGCACCGAAAGCTCAAGGTCTCTCACAGGACGTGAGTAGATCGAGTTCTCTCCCATCTGGAAACCGGAGAGTCCGCTGTGCGCGTCAAAACCCTTGCTTCCGCCCATCGCCGCCGCGCGCGAGGCCTCGTCGTTCTTGATGATCTCATCAAGAGCGCTTGTTCCGGGGCCGGCAAGCAAATCCACAATCGAGGAGTAGTATCCTTTGAGGATACGGCTGGCCTGGATGACTGCGGACTCAGGGGTCACAACGCCGTTGGTCCAGATCTCCAGCGTAAGACTGTCGTAGTCGGTACGCTGTCCCATACGTTTGTCCTGGATGTCGTACTTCACGCGCTGCACGGGAGAAAAGAGGGCGTCTGTCTGAAGCGCATCCACCGGCAGGTAGGAGGCGCGCGGACGGTCTATCGGCGCGTAACCGGTGCCGGTAGCGACGTAGATGTCCATCGACAGAGAATGTCCCTCTTCAAGCGTACAGATGTACGCCTCCGGATCGGGAAATTCAACTTCGCTGTCGGGATCGATATCCGACACCGTAACAGCCTTCGGTCCCTTGGCTTCGAGATGAAGGGTGCGCACCGATGTTGAATGGCAGCGAACGGGAATATGCTTCAGATTTACCAGAAGTTCGATAACGTCCTCTTTAACTCCCGGAATTGTGCTGAATTCATGCAGGACTCCCTCAACGCGCACGGCGACGACCGCCGCCCCGCTGATTGAGGAGAGCAGAACACGGCGCAATGAATTGCCCAGTGTTACTCCGTAGCCTCTTTCCAGAGGCTCAACGGTAATCTTACCGTATGACGGGGTGGATTCCTGTACTATGATCTCATGACGATCATGCTCCATATTCTCCCCCACCTTTCGTTTCACTAACGTGCATAGAATTCAACAACAAGCTGTTCGTTTACTGGTACGTCTATCTGCTCACGGACCGGTACTGCGACTAACGAGCCTGACATTGCTTCCGGGTTAAATTCAAGCCACGCGGGAATGCTGCGGCTTGCTGACGCTTCGGCGTTCTGCTTGATCGTCGGGACGTCACGGCTGCCTTCGGCGACTGCGACGACATCTCCGACCTTCAGGAGCGCGCTGGGTATGTCGAGCTTGCGGCCGTTGACAGTAAAGTGTCCATGGCAGACAAGCTGACGCGCCTGGCTGCGGCTTACACCAAGGCCAAGACGGTATACGACGTTGTCAAGACGGCGTTCCAGAAGCTGGAGGAAGTTATGGCCTGTCTGGCCGGACATCCCTGTAGCCTTCTTGTATATTGTGCTGAACTGGGTCTCGTTGATGCCGTAGAAGCGGCGAAGCTTCTGCTTCTCACGGAGACGGAGTCCATATTCGCTCATCTTGCCGCGGCGTGTTCCGTGCTGACCGGGCTTTGAATTACGCTTTGTGAGTCCGCACTTCGCTGTGTAGCAGCGGTCTCCCTTCAAAAAGAGCTTGGCGCCCTCTGCGCGGCAAAGCCGGCAGACAGGTCCTGTGTATCTGCTCATGCTAATAAGTACCTCCTTATAGGACTACACGCGGCGCCGCTTGGGCGGACGGCATCCGTTGTGCGGGATCGGCGTTGCGTCGCGGATTACGTTTACCTGCAGCCCCGCCGCCTGAAGCGAACGGATGGCAGACTCACGCCCGAGGCCGGGGCCCTTGACTACGACGTCAATTTCCACTACTCCGTGGTCCTGGGCAACCTTTGCCGCCTGTGCCGCCGACATCTGCGCGGCGTACGGGGTCGACTTACGGGTCCCCTTGAAACCGACGTTTCCGCCTGAGGCCCATGAAAGGGCGTTGCCCTGCTTGTCTGTAAGTGTCACGATGGTGTTGTTGAATGTCGAGTAGATATGCGCGACACCATAACTGACGTTCTTTTTCTCTTTGCGCTTACGGCTGCGCTGTACGCGTTTGGCCAACTGCTATTCCCTCCCTGGTTGCACCTTATTTGGTGGCTTTCTTCTTGCCCGCGACAGTCCTCTTCGGACCTTTGCGAGTACGGGCGTTCGTCTTTGTCCTCTGGCCTCTGACGGGGAGACCCTGACGGTGTCTGAGTCCGCGGTAGCAGCCTATGTCCATGAGACGCTTGATGTTCATCGCTATGTCGCGGCGAAGGTCACCTTCTACCAGGCGGTTGTCTTCAATTTCAGCGCGAAGTTTCTGCTCTTCTTCCTCTGACAGGTCCTTCACACGGGTATTGGGATCAATCCCCGTGACCTTTATGATATCGTTCGCAACTGCCGGCCCAATACCAAAAATATAGGTAAGGGCTATTTCGATCCTCTTCTCACGCGGCAGGTCAACACCGGCTAAACGAGCCATTCCCTGCTACCTCCTTGCTCCCTGACGCTGCTTATGGCGCGGGTTTCTGCTGCAGATCACGCGCACTACTCCGTGACGCTTGATAATTCTGCAATATTCACATATAGGTTTGACCGACGGTCTTACTTTCATTAAATGCAGACCTCCTTGACTGTACTTGTTCCATCCATGGCGAGATATTCGCCTACTTGTATCTGTATGTTATCCTACCGCGCGTCAGGTCGTAAGGCGAGAGTTGCAAAAGAACTTTATCGCCCGGCAGTATCCTGATAAAATGCATGCGCATTTTGCCCGAGACATGAGCCAGTATCTTGTGGCCATTTTCCAGCTCAACGCGGAACATGGCATTTGGCAGCGGCTCCACTACCTTGCCCTTTACTTCAATTACTTCTTCTTTGGCCATTCGGCAGCTTCATCCTCCTGTTCGCAAGATGTGCCGCTGTTTTCCAAAAGCTTGGAAATTTTCTGCATCAACCAGCCGTTGTCCAGAGGTTTCCCGCCAGCGACACGCCCAGCCACATCTTCGAGATTATAGTGCGTTTGTTGCAGATGAATAACATTCTTTTTCTTGGGCTTCGCCGCTGTGTATTCGGCCCCGTTAGCTATCAGTATCCTGCCGTCACAGGCTCCCATCACAGCGAATGGTTTACCCGCGTATTTACCGCGGCGCATGATGACGACATCCCCGGTACTGAACCCCTCTTTATATGTGGAGGAGCTTACTCCCATGGCGTAAGTATCTCCACGCCGTCGTCCGTTACAAGGAGGCTGTACTCAAAATGAGCGGCATCGCTTCCATCTTTCGTTACGACGGTCCATCCGTCAGAGAGGGTCTTTACCTCTTCGGCCCCGGTCATTACCATCGGCTCTACGCAAAAGGTCATCCGCGGTTTGACGGTTATACCGCTTCCAGGCTCTCCAAAATTGGGAACCTGTGGCGCCTCGTGCAGCCGGTGTCCGATGCCGTGTCCGGCATAGTCTCTCACAAGACCGCAGCCGGCGGGGATCACTACGTTTTCTACCGCAAACCCGATGTCTCCGAGGGTCGCCCCCGGTTTTACCGCAGCAGCGCCTTTGTGCAGGGATTCAAGTGTAAGGTCGAGCAGCCGCTGTCGCTCTTCACTTATCTTCCCCACCGCATAGGTGCAGGCCGCGTCTCCGAAGAAGCCCTCGATTGAGGCGCCGGTGTCGATACTGATGATATCTCCCTCTTCAAGAATTCTCTTTTTGGAGGGGATTCCGTGCACGACTTCATCGTTTATCGAAGCGCAGATCGTGCCTGAAAAGGGGACCGATACCCAAGGTACCTTGTACCCCTTGAAGGCGGGCTTCGCACCTGCTTTTTTTACCAGATTTTCAGCCGCCTCGTCAAGGGTCAGGGTATCGATTCCCGGCTTGACCATTTCCCGCATTAATTTGAGAATGTCAGCAACGATCTGACCTGCCCTGCGCATCTTGGCTATGTCGCGATCGCTTTTAAATGTGATCATTAAAGTACTGCCTCAGCCTTTCCGCTGCTCAAGTATCTTAAGGACCGCGTCTTTGCCGCCGGTGGCGTCAACTGTAACGAGCAGCCCCTTCTTACCGTAGTAATCTATGAGCGGGGATGTCTGTTCGTGGAATACGGAGAGACGGTTGCGGATGACGCTTTCTTTGTCGTCGTCACGCTGAATCACCTCGCCGCCGCACTTATCACAGACGCCCTCTTTCGCCTCGGGCTTGAGTACCGTGTTGTAGATCTCGCCGCACTGTTTGCAGACTCTTCTTGCCGTAAGCCTGCCGACGACGGTATCGTCGTCTATCTCAAAGCTGACCACCGCGTCAAGCTTGATGCCGAGCTTTGCGAGCATCAGGTCCAGAGCTTCGGCCTGCCCGATAGTGCGGGGAAAACCGTCAAGGAGAAAACCCTCTTTGCAGTCGGCTTCCAGAAGACGCTTTTCCATCATGCCAATGATCACTTCGTCAGGCACAAGCTTTCCCGCGTCCATATATCCTTTCGCGCTCTTGCCGAGCTCCGTCCCCGCCTTGACATTGGCGCGGAGAATATCGCCCGTCGATATATGCGCTACGGGATATTTGCCCTTAATACTGTCAGCCTGTGTGCCTTTGCCGGCTCCCGGCGCTCCAAGAAGAATGATCCTCATTTTCGATTCGCCTCTTTTGGATTACAGTTTTAGCAAACCGCCGCTCTTACCGCCGCGGCGCTTGAGGATGCCCTCATAATGGCGCATGAGAAGCTGTCCCTCTATCTGATGAACCGTATCAAGCGCTACGCCGACGACGATGATTACCGCGGTACCGCCGAAATAGAAGGTATTGATGTGCATAACACCCGTCATTATAGTCGGGATGATCGCGATCACCGCAAGGGCGATCGAACCGCCGAGCGTGATACGTCCCATTACCTTCTCTATGTAGTCGGTGGTGGGCTTACCGGGGCGAATGCCGAGGATGAACCCGCCGTTCTTCTTCATATTCGTCGAGATATCTTCAGGCTTGAAGACAACCGCCGTATAGAAATATGAGAAGAATACGATAAGGAGCACATAGAGCACCATATAAAATGGGCTGCTCGGGCTCATCGCCTGCTGTATCATCCTCGCGACGCTGTGCTGGAAAAGTCCCGCTATCGTGTAAGGGAAGAGCAGCACAGACGAGGCGAAGATTATCGGGATGACGCCCGCCGTATTTACGCGAAGCGGTATGAAGCTCGACTGTCCGCCGTACATTTTGTTTCCGACCATACGCTTGGCGTACTGGACCGGCAGACGGCGCTGTCCCTCTTGGAGCATGACGCATCCCGCTACCACCGCTACCATAATTGCAACGGCGATCAGCATAACGAGCACGTTCATCTCACCAAGACGTACCAGCGACGCCGTACGAATGATAGCTTCAGGGATCCTTACCACTATACCAGCGAAGATAAGCAGGGAGATACCGTTGCCGATGCCATGGTCCGACATTATTTCACCGAGCCACATGACGGCGACGGCGCCGGTCGTGAGTGTAAGCGACACAAGGATGATGTCAAGCATGCCGCCTGAGTATATCCCGAGCCCCTTCAACCAGCCTGTCATACCGACTGCCTGTATAAACGCAAAGATGATCGTTCCGTAGCGTGTCCACTGAACGATCTTTTTGCGCCCCTCTTCTCCCTCTTTCTGCATCTTCTCAATGCTCGGCACGACAACTGCGAGCAGCTGCATGACGATGCTTGAGTTGATGTAGGGGGTCACACCCAGCGCGAAGATGGAAAAACGGCTGAGTGCTCCTCCCGCAAAGAGGTCCAGGAAACCAAGCAGCGACCCCTGATCAAAAAGTTTTCCGAGGGCAGCTGCATCCACTCCGGGAGTGGGTACGTGCGCACCCAGACGGTAGACGAAGAGCGCTGCAAGAGTAAAAAGTATGCGGCGCTTCAGATCGGGCAGCCGAAAGGTATCCCGGAAGGAATCCAGCATTTATATCACCTCTGCCTTGCCGCCGGCGGCCTCTATCTTCTTGGCAGCCGATGAACTATAGGCGTTTGCCTTTACGTTAAGGCTCTTTGAGAGCTCGCCAACGCCGAGGACCTTAACAGGTTTGCCGGCGTCAGAAATCAGGCGAAGTTCGGAAAGTTCCTTCGCGGTGACTTCCGCGCCCGCTTCAAAGCGCTCTTCAAGGTCGGCGATGTTGACGATCTCATATTTTACCGCGAAACGGAAGTTGCTGAAGCCGCGCTTAGGAACACGGCGCGCGAGCGGCATCTGTCCGCCTTCGAAGTTGGCTCCGATATCAGGGCTCTTGCGGGCCTTCTGGCCTTTGTGGCCCTTTCCCGCAGTCTTTCCCTGTCCGCTGCCCAGACCCTGTCCAAGGCGCTTTTTCTTTTTGCGCGATCCCGGCACAGGCGAGAGTTCATGAAGTTTCATGGCAGTTCCTCCCCTTATTC encodes:
- the rpsK gene encoding 30S ribosomal protein S11 yields the protein MAKRVQRSRKRKEKKNVSYGVAHIYSTFNNTIVTLTDKQGNALSWASGGNVGFKGTRKSTPYAAQMSAAQAAKVAQDHGVVEIDVVVKGPGLGRESAIRSLQAAGLQVNVIRDATPIPHNGCRPPKRRRV
- a CDS encoding energy-coupling factor transporter transmembrane component T — translated: MAAFDKIALGQYIPAKSPVHTLDPRAKIILTIAVMAAVFMTHTLTAFVIWGILLLCLTRLSKIPPRVVAASARPVLILIIFTSLLHLFLTPGDVVAGIGRFTVTRQGIYLALTMSLRLACLVMYASLLTFTTSPSQISDGLEGLLSPLKRIGVPAHEIAMMITIALRFIPTLFEETGRIIKAQKSRGAEFDEGGLMKRAKAYIPVLIPLFVIIFRRAESLAVAMEARGYNGGAGRTRLKPLHWQTCDSAALAAFFAVSAAIVCGERFFPL
- the rpsD gene encoding 30S ribosomal protein S4, translated to MSRYTGPVCRLCRAEGAKLFLKGDRCYTAKCGLTKRNSKPGQHGTRRGKMSEYGLRLREKQKLRRFYGINETQFSTIYKKATGMSGQTGHNFLQLLERRLDNVVYRLGLGVSRSQARQLVCHGHFTVNGRKLDIPSALLKVGDVVAVAEGSRDVPTIKQNAEASASRSIPAWLEFNPEAMSGSLVAVPVREQIDVPVNEQLVVEFYAR
- a CDS encoding Ig-like domain-containing protein produces the protein LLLLLFTALAAPSAARAATAPVEPASDDRGVYLLSEPGHLLWFRETVNGGSAKINAKLTKDIDLSEGGSPSHWTPIGQYISGDIKDKGYTGKFDGGGFTVSGYIVASADVVSADDGGNLATGFFGLVGQSAEIRGLTVGGVVSVDISGNTDDIYAGGITGVNGGTITDCASGGEVSASGSNVNYVGGIAGLNNNTIKNCANNGGVSASGGSTNDAGGIVGTSFGYTTANCANSGDVSAFGDDTSSNSAGGIAGFNSDTITNCVHSGGTVSAFGGSSNSAGGISGYFYGKITNCANSGGTVTASGSSDNFAGGISGISGGTITNNAHSGGDVSASGGSENYAGGISGYNATGNKVNISNSCWPAGDLEAVGSGDKGPDAVSTDVLSLEAAEMQKVVTTVLPVERRLSVEVGGSAPALISYPGTAEDMTDYLSVSGDITVASPEIAGISGRWPCAVSGIKPGVTAASFDIDLRATDFSSIKSGPKPVAKSCVTAPLCFTVAVGEVPVSDVSLDLTELALKIGESKTLTAAVKPENATDKALLWTSSNPAVAAVDDTGKVTALSVGTTVVTAKAGEKSAACAVTVVQPKRGGSSHGCAAGLGTLSMLTLIPLWLRRKKR
- a CDS encoding ATP-binding cassette domain-containing protein, which encodes MPLTVKELSYTYNKGLPTEHPALHNISFEVAAGEIVSVLGHTGSGKSTLAQHLNALIIPQSGTVSVDGTDTLAGTAAAREARRKVGLVFQYPEEQIFAETVAEEIAFAPRNWGIGAEEIKEIIPKAIRAVGLDEKILHASPYNISGGQKRRVAIASVIAAAPSYLVLDEPTAGLDGSASLELVETLRNFAKEGMGIIHITHDIELALELSAKILVLEEGRALSWASPHETAALICEKKIKGLAVPEVLALAKRLKAAGKIETLAWSPEELVNRLAPAAEEKII
- the rpsM gene encoding 30S ribosomal protein S13, translated to MARLAGVDLPREKRIEIALTYIFGIGPAVANDIIKVTGIDPNTRVKDLSEEEEQKLRAEIEDNRLVEGDLRRDIAMNIKRLMDIGCYRGLRHRQGLPVRGQRTKTNARTRKGPKRTVAGKKKATK
- the rplQ gene encoding 50S ribosomal protein L17, producing the protein MRHRMNTRRLGRCSSHRWAMLGNMAASLFIEGSIVTTETRAKELRRVAEKLITKAKSGTLSDRRLVIARIPHKEAVIKLFDELGPKYAERNGGYTRIVKIGARVGDSSPMAVIQLVD
- the truA gene encoding tRNA pseudouridine(38-40) synthase TruA produces the protein MNRYAAEVSYDGGKFFGWQIQPELPTVQQALEEAISKINGRHTPVAGAGRTDTGVHAKGQVCSFDMDREWEPRRLLLAVNAHLPEGVSLMRAAAVRGDFHARFSAKEREYRYFIWNASAIYPHIKGKACWIKPQRYNWGAAAAAAKELLGSHDFRNFCRLEGNEQSTVRKITKIRLIDRRPLVVLQIKGDGFLHNMVRIILGNLEMAALGQISPAQIRELFDTEKSSRSDGGRTFPACGLYLWKISYGEKLWQTGRP
- a CDS encoding DNA-directed RNA polymerase subunit alpha; the protein is MEHDRHEIIVQESTPSYGKITVEPLERGYGVTLGNSLRRVLLSSISGAAVVAVRVEGVLHEFSTIPGVKEDVIELLVNLKHIPVRCHSTSVRTLHLEAKGPKAVTVSDIDPDSEVEFPDPEAYICTLEEGHSLSMDIYVATGTGYAPIDRPRASYLPVDALQTDALFSPVQRVKYDIQDKRMGQRTDYDSLTLEIWTNGVVTPESAVIQASRILKGYYSSIVDLLAGPGTSALDEIIKNDEASRAAAMGGSKGFDAHSGLSGFQMGENSIYSRPVRDLELSVRSENCLLRGGVHMIGELVSRTRDDLLKIRNLGKISLKEIEEKLAKFDLHLSGDISTLLDDDDEDLDDNEQNLKEE
- a CDS encoding ATP-binding cassette domain-containing protein gives rise to the protein MAQERQFVLKGAEFCYPNASEKILKGIDLEIRAGEWVALLGSNGSGKSTLLKLLSALLFPTQGLCFVEGRNTAEAKSGELRGVSAIVFQNPEDQIVAATVEEEVAFGPENLGCPPAEISARVEEALAATGLTERRENLVSALSGGQKQRLALAGALAMHPRAILLDEAMSMLDPQSRGDFTKIIAAEHKRGRTIVEVTHRLDEIRGADRVIVLADGVIAMEMPAREFLRKSDAELRAMNLSKPPLERLYELLAERGLIPEDTEASVENIGEKLLCR